Proteins co-encoded in one Bacteroidota bacterium genomic window:
- a CDS encoding flagellin → MGIGDLNRINSNVQSLQALGSFNKTNDMLGMRQLRLSTGMRINRAEDDSAGYAIAKKLESRVRGQAQAMSNVGDAKSMLTVAEGALGNVMDILQTMKEKSVQAANDSLGDSERNAIQNQIDALSSEITDILETAEFNGKDLFTDAAAGTDLSFHVGSDKGDSFDVNIGRTSKKALIGNGSSVDTSGLTAGDVTVRAYNGTSAKDYTVTLDTTVDEAADTENRIAAGATFTPGATSFAVGETVEFRAVTNEVGSATDAQKAASMRLEIKNADGEFETVSGFDDIDLSDGAGDVTVGLNGLSFDITDAADGTDEGTIADGFTFSLTTGGLTDGDGGVAYNGATGTYTSNDGLLQFSGDFAGAAASDTFSVSADTGGVNVTSNDAARDSIDTIETAIQALSDQLGSIGDSQSRLSFKLDNLQTAMTNNEAARSRIEDADFAKEQMEIVKLQILQQTGIASLAQSNAAPQSILSLLG, encoded by the coding sequence ATGGGTATCGGAGACCTCAACAGGATCAACTCCAACGTCCAGTCGCTCCAGGCGCTGGGCTCGTTCAACAAGACCAATGACATGCTCGGCATGCGCCAGCTCCGCCTCTCGACTGGCATGCGGATCAACCGCGCCGAGGACGACTCGGCCGGCTACGCGATCGCCAAGAAGCTCGAGAGCCGGGTGCGCGGGCAGGCCCAGGCCATGTCCAACGTCGGCGACGCCAAGAGCATGCTCACCGTCGCCGAAGGCGCGCTCGGCAACGTGATGGACATCCTCCAGACGATGAAGGAGAAGTCCGTCCAGGCCGCCAACGACTCGCTCGGCGACTCCGAGCGCAACGCCATCCAGAACCAGATCGACGCCCTCTCGAGCGAGATCACGGACATCCTCGAGACGGCCGAGTTCAACGGCAAGGACCTCTTCACCGACGCCGCCGCCGGCACCGACCTCTCGTTCCACGTCGGCTCCGACAAGGGCGACAGCTTCGACGTCAACATCGGGCGCACCAGCAAGAAGGCGCTGATCGGCAACGGATCGAGCGTTGACACCTCCGGCCTCACCGCCGGCGACGTCACCGTGCGGGCCTACAACGGCACCTCGGCGAAGGACTACACCGTCACGCTCGACACCACAGTGGACGAAGCCGCCGACACCGAGAACCGGATCGCGGCGGGTGCCACGTTCACGCCCGGGGCCACCTCGTTCGCCGTCGGCGAGACGGTCGAGTTCCGCGCCGTCACCAATGAGGTTGGTAGCGCCACCGACGCGCAAAAGGCTGCGAGCATGCGCCTCGAGATCAAGAACGCGGACGGTGAGTTTGAAACCGTCTCTGGCTTCGACGACATCGACCTCAGCGATGGCGCGGGCGACGTCACGGTCGGCCTCAACGGCCTGTCGTTCGACATCACCGACGCCGCTGACGGCACCGACGAAGGCACGATCGCCGACGGATTCACCTTTTCACTGACCACGGGCGGCCTGACCGACGGTGACGGTGGAGTGGCGTACAACGGAGCCACGGGGACGTATACGTCCAACGATGGCCTCCTCCAGTTCAGCGGCGACTTCGCCGGCGCCGCCGCCAGCGACACGTTCTCCGTCTCGGCCGACACCGGCGGCGTCAACGTCACCTCCAACGACGCCGCCCGGGACTCGATCGATACAATCGAGACCGCCATCCAGGCGCTCTCGGATCAGCTCGGCTCGATCGGCGACAGCCAGTCGCGGCTCTCGTTCAAGCTGGACAACCTCCAGACGGCGATGACCAACAACGAGGCGGCCCGGAGCCGGATCGAGGACGCGGACTTCGCCAAGGAGCAGATGGAGATCGTGAAGCTCCAGATCCTCCAGCAGACCGGCATCGCCTCGCTGGCCCAGTCCAACGCGGCCCCGCAGTCGATCCTCTCGCTCCTCGGCTAA
- a CDS encoding HDOD domain-containing protein: protein MPASPSALSGLELRCPPMPETLLEALTLSKQPDRVTPASVTAMLQKDPLAVAWLLKMANSSLHGLRRGISTPERAVLMLGPMQVLGLVVGMSMLRLRSALSGPAGPSFNRLIRHSVAAGHLARFLVEELPAQHGAAPKASLKGVGMTAGLLHDFGKIVLVYNFPDKAVPLYDQYGLTETDVAALQERERHLFGCDHTEAGVFAANELDFPDMLAQVIHFHHRPSQVPGDAAMRHLVATSSLADLAARALGYAFTAPCSQETCRADPMWAHYLPFAPAAIGAPEQLADAVFALKEHLDQQVQSFSPPSMA, encoded by the coding sequence ATGCCTGCCTCCCCCTCTGCCCTCAGCGGCCTCGAGCTTCGCTGCCCCCCGATGCCCGAGACCCTCCTCGAAGCGCTCACCCTCTCGAAACAGCCCGACCGGGTCACGCCGGCGAGCGTCACGGCGATGCTGCAGAAAGATCCGCTGGCCGTAGCCTGGCTGCTCAAGATGGCCAACTCGTCGCTGCACGGCCTCCGCCGGGGTATCAGCACGCCGGAGCGCGCCGTGCTCATGCTCGGCCCGATGCAGGTGCTCGGCCTCGTCGTGGGCATGAGCATGCTCAGGCTCCGCTCCGCGCTCAGCGGCCCCGCCGGACCGAGCTTCAACCGGCTCATCCGCCACAGCGTGGCGGCGGGCCACCTCGCGCGCTTCCTGGTCGAGGAGCTGCCGGCCCAGCACGGCGCGGCCCCGAAGGCGAGCCTCAAGGGGGTCGGGATGACGGCGGGGCTGCTGCACGACTTCGGCAAGATCGTCCTCGTCTACAACTTCCCCGACAAGGCCGTCCCGCTCTACGACCAGTACGGCCTCACCGAGACCGACGTGGCGGCGCTCCAGGAGCGCGAGCGCCACCTCTTCGGCTGCGACCACACCGAGGCCGGCGTCTTCGCCGCAAACGAGCTCGACTTCCCCGACATGCTCGCCCAGGTCATCCACTTCCACCACCGTCCGAGCCAGGTGCCGGGCGACGCCGCCATGCGCCACCTCGTCGCCACCTCGTCGCTGGCCGACCTCGCCGCGCGCGCCCTGGGCTACGCCTTCACCGCCCCCTGCTCGCAGGAGACGTGCAGGGCCGACCCCATGTGGGCCCACTACCTCCCCTTCGCGCCGGCGGCCATCGGTGCCCCGGAGCAGCTAGCCGACGCGGTCTTCGCGCTGAAGGAGCACCTCGACCAGCAGGTCCAGTCGTTCTCCCCACCGAGTATGGCCTAG
- a CDS encoding HDOD domain-containing protein, producing the protein MTPATRPSPSPASSLGSLELRCPPLPHTLVEALNLVDNPAQINTKTVTSLLERDPLVIARLLQTVNSAYYGLPRTISSPERAVVMLGPVAVVGIIVGMSMLRLRSVLEGPASDCFSRLILHSIATAYLADSLTKDQSPCVTPPAGRTRTGSGYTAGLLHDFGKIILVYNVPDKAVALYDEGSLSVRAESACEMESLLFGSDHTEAGAFAARKLRFPDPLAHVARHHHAPEQADPEAAPLVRAVAVANLAAGAMGYGFTEARSWEACTADPVWALYAEHAPPCTPEALTDLLAAKQTDLDEYVRSFTMPTP; encoded by the coding sequence ATGACCCCCGCCACGCGCCCATCCCCTAGTCCGGCCAGTTCGCTCGGGAGCCTGGAGCTCCGGTGCCCACCACTGCCGCACACGCTCGTCGAGGCCCTCAACCTCGTCGACAACCCGGCGCAGATCAACACCAAGACCGTGACGTCGCTGCTCGAGCGCGACCCGCTCGTGATCGCCCGGCTGCTCCAGACAGTCAACTCGGCGTACTACGGCCTCCCGCGCACCATCAGCAGCCCCGAGCGGGCCGTCGTCATGCTCGGGCCGGTGGCCGTCGTGGGGATTATCGTGGGGATGAGCATGCTTCGGCTGCGCTCCGTGCTCGAGGGCCCCGCCAGCGACTGCTTCTCGCGGCTCATCCTCCACAGCATCGCCACGGCCTACCTCGCCGACTCTCTGACGAAGGACCAGAGCCCGTGTGTGACCCCGCCCGCCGGCCGGACGCGGACCGGGTCGGGCTACACCGCAGGCCTCCTCCACGACTTCGGCAAGATTATCCTCGTCTACAACGTCCCCGACAAGGCGGTCGCGCTCTACGACGAGGGCTCGCTCTCGGTGCGCGCCGAGAGCGCATGCGAGATGGAGAGCCTCCTGTTCGGGTCCGACCATACGGAGGCCGGCGCGTTCGCCGCTCGCAAGCTCCGGTTCCCGGACCCGCTCGCCCACGTCGCCCGGCACCACCATGCCCCGGAGCAGGCCGATCCCGAAGCGGCCCCGCTCGTCCGCGCCGTGGCCGTGGCCAACCTGGCTGCCGGCGCGATGGGCTACGGCTTCACCGAGGCCCGCTCGTGGGAGGCCTGCACGGCCGACCCAGTGTGGGCGCTCTATGCGGAGCATGCCCCGCCCTGCACGCCCGAGGCGCTGACCGACCTGCTGGCCGCGAAGCAGACCGACCTGGACGAGTACGTCCGCTCCTTCACCATGCCCACCCCCTAG
- a CDS encoding flagellin, protein MISSRIARQESLYVSYANSAIPGIRRDLAGFQEQLITGRRVNRPSDDPVAFAQARMLESLDERYAQYGRTIDSSRLWVNRTSDELSNLTERFAEAYEEGLQALNDTLNEGDREAIAGRVEALLDEVIDGLNAQSGSEYLFAGTRTTTAPFDEDGAPTGDLSGARNRQIGPNTELAINISGEQVLDPGEGFTIVESLQNLADALRGADIGVPGDEPSDLAEAVGQVGTARDHLIDLGAALGATARRLTTAEYQLQNASIETERRRSELEDADYFETVTAFQQAQTTLEAALATTASITQTTLLDYLR, encoded by the coding sequence ATGATCTCATCCCGCATTGCGCGCCAGGAGAGCCTCTACGTCTCGTACGCGAACTCTGCCATCCCCGGGATCCGGCGCGACCTCGCCGGCTTTCAGGAGCAGCTCATCACCGGGCGCCGGGTCAACCGGCCGTCGGACGACCCGGTGGCGTTCGCCCAGGCGCGGATGCTAGAATCCCTCGACGAGCGCTACGCCCAGTACGGCCGCACGATCGACTCGTCGCGGCTCTGGGTCAACCGAACGTCGGACGAACTCAGCAACCTCACCGAGCGCTTCGCCGAGGCCTACGAGGAAGGCTTGCAGGCGCTCAACGACACCCTCAACGAAGGCGACCGCGAGGCCATCGCCGGCCGCGTCGAGGCACTGCTGGACGAGGTGATCGACGGCCTGAACGCCCAGTCCGGCAGCGAGTACCTCTTCGCCGGGACGCGCACCACGACCGCGCCGTTCGACGAGGACGGGGCTCCCACCGGCGACCTGAGCGGGGCGCGCAACCGGCAGATCGGCCCGAACACCGAGCTTGCGATCAACATCTCCGGCGAGCAGGTGCTCGATCCTGGCGAAGGCTTTACGATCGTCGAGAGCCTGCAGAACCTCGCCGACGCCTTGCGCGGCGCCGACATCGGCGTGCCGGGCGACGAGCCGTCGGACCTGGCCGAGGCCGTCGGGCAGGTGGGCACAGCGCGCGACCACCTCATCGACCTCGGGGCCGCGCTGGGTGCCACGGCGCGGCGCCTGACGACGGCCGAGTACCAGCTCCAGAACGCCTCCATCGAGACCGAGCGCCGCCGCTCCGAACTCGAGGACGCCGACTACTTCGAGACCGTCACGGCGTTTCAGCAGGCCCAGACCACCCTCGAGGCCGCCCTCGCCACCACCGCGTCTATCACTCAGACTACCCTGCTCGACTACCTCCGCTAG